From Bactrocera oleae isolate idBacOlea1 chromosome 4, idBacOlea1, whole genome shotgun sequence:
gcatacatatgtatattgttatcTATTGCGATAAAGTCATCCGGACTAAGCTGTCCAAAGGTTTTCGGCAATTAGAAAATTGGAGCTAAAGTTGCTAACGGCAAATCATGGTGAGGCTCAGatgttaatttttctattttcggGAGCAATTTTTTACCGTTTGCAGTTGAACCTTTGCCCAGGCTACTAATTAAATTACTAATAAAATGTATTGCCAATAAAAGCTAGTCTCTATACTTATCAAGATATCTTTAACTTGAAAGTTTCGGTaatgagtaaaattttttataattcccTGATCCAAAGGCTGACAAACTGAAGTCGTGttactaaacaaaaaattaaatcaacaaaatatttcagcCACTGTGTCATTACATCCCGTGTCAACCTTGGCTTCGTGTTTGACAGCCAATTTACTGGAAGGTTTTTAATATCAGTAGACGCAAATACTCTTGGGCGGGCAGCTTTCCCAATAGCAAGAGGTTTTTCTTTTTCCCCATATTTACACGAAATAGAGCACTCGGCCTTTCTTCGAAAGTTTTCCTCCATGACAAACCTCGTGATTTAGAGTCAGCGTTTTGACCTGTCTCTCAGCATTATAAATATCCCTATGACTATATCCGATTAGCATAGCCGATTTCTTTTGCTCCCGCCTGTATTATTGGAAGAGATATGGGAATATTTTctattcaacaattttttccCCATCTCGTATCACGAACCAACTCTTTATTCCAACTGAAACTAAATTCTTCATTCAAGGacttatacataagtataatgaaatttaaatgtgaaaaaaactCTAAATTTAGTAGATACATgggtatattaataatatttacctTGAATATTCTTTCCGAATCAATTCTCTGACGATGTTTTTTTTCTGGGGTTTAGATCTAAATATTGGTAATTTTGTTATCCTTTTTTTCCCAAGCAAAAGGTTCACTATAAATTGGAAACTGCTATTCTATTGGAAATAAACTTATATTACCATTAATCTTTCaatatttaagaataaaacgtataaattaaaaataattatcaaaaaactaTGAGTATCAGTACACATTATAATTCTAGTGGGAAAATCTTGAATATGGTTCGAGTAATCAAAAAAGTATATgagaccatttttgtagagcattaaATATCTTACAAAAATCTGAGAAGTTTATtcgataataataatttctacgtaggtaataaaattcataaaaaaattgtttttttttctaaattcttcAATCTTTGACCTTAAATATCTTTTAATTGGTTAAGTTTATGAAAAAAGTGTAACACATCAATTTTGTAGAGCGTTTAATTTGCTATAAATTATGACGATGGTTCAATAAGCTATTGGAGATAAGATGGGATCATTTTAATATCGAactaaattgaaattagaaaactaTGATGAGCATCATGTtcccattaaaattaaaagctcaTACTAGGTGAGTACTCTCTAAAGGTGCCTAGCAACTGGCTGTTGTGCCCCGTTAAAATCGTAAAAATCTGAcagataaaagtgaaattttgacgTTTTCCGTGGTGAATCCGAATGCCAAAATTTTAGCTCTCGAGCaaggtaaaattttgacaatttataaatatgaatacagaaataaacgaattaaaaaaaaaatgctgcaaATATAACAAGtatgttattaaatatattattaattcgtAATTATTCATTggtttatgttattatttattccatTCAATGCAGAAATGATACTTTAAATATGGAAAGTTATTGACtcctttgaatttttgttatttatccgaaatattGCACACTAAAATTAAGATGAaagaattaagtaaaaataatattttgtaattgattaaaagatattaatgtaaatgtatttatgaagatataattttatataatcatTGTATAGATGTGTTCCGCATGCAAGTAGACTAGCACGTTGCCCAAAAGTCTCAATTAATAACAACTCttcaaattaatgaattttttctagattcattaatattataattagcaCAGCAAAGTTTTTGCTTTAGTTTTATTCATTTTgcgaatatatttaataatttaattaccaatacaaaaatttaaacgttctttgcgtttgttttgaatttcaaatgtcaaaattttactttccatttGGCACAGCAAgatgtaaaatttgtttacaccaTAGGAAATTGTTTCACCCCAACTCAACACAGATCAAAGCTAAATATACCAGGTGTATAAGTGTGGAAAATGAGTGCCTGAATTGgatgaaagacaaatggaaaaccgaaaaacagttgtgaaattttgcttcaaaggcacgaaagaaaatcagttttccatcgaattgtcactggcgatgaaaaacggatttattttaagaatcctaaatcgagaaaatcatgggttaatcCGGGATAACCAACAACATCGACTacaaaaacagatcgattcggcAAGACGGCAATGCTTGTGTTTGGtatattatgagcttctaaaacctggtgaaactaTATTATACTAATCACCACAGACTACAAATaatcaatttgaaccatgcatcgaaaaacgaccaaaatGGGCCAGAGGGCACGGCAAAGGAATTTTTTTACACGACTATGaacctgcacacaaagcaaaatcagTTCAGGATACAATCTTGGCTGGGAGGTGTTACTTCACCCGCCGTTCTCACCAGACttggcaccttccgattaccatttgtttccatcgatgggacacgcattgacagcacttcgattcctacgcagaagtcgaaaaattggtgtctgattggtttgcttcaaaagacgaactTTTATATTGCCATAgtattcacaaattgccagaaaggtggtcaaaatgtgtaaaaagaattggtcaatactttgaatgaatatttttttactttcccattcaaaataaatattgcattttctcaacaaaaaaatttggtattttactatacaccaaaaaaaaaaaccaggcTACAATGATTacgattttttaaaagaaaaaataaaagagcACTTTGTACATTATTAAGGATATTTGTATGCCTATTGTTATAACAAATGTTAATAAGAATCTTGacgttttttgaaataaataatttaagtacTTATCCCTCAATTATTAGTCGTTGTACGTCTTCTCTCAGTATAACGAAAACTTCATAGCGCAACCGGTCCGTTGAATTTCGTTATAGAGAATTTCCACTGTATCACTACATTCATAACCCAAAATAATACACttgtacctacatacatacgagtatatatatatatatgcccgACTTACTCAAAGTACGAAGTCTAATTTTTCTGttctctttatatatttacagtgtgaatgcatattaataaaaaatagaattcGTCAAAACGAAGTCAAAAGCTAAACCATATTTTGTAGGAGAGAAAAAATGCAAgcaaatcataaatattatcaaaataagttttgggtaaataataaaatgtatattatttaaactttgaaagttaaattttattctaaatGTGACCATTATACTTAATACAACGTTGGGAACGATCAACCAGCGTTTCCAAAGATTTTATTAGGTCATTTGTAGGAATATTCTTCAGCACCTCGGTTACGGCTGCTTGAATTTCTTGGATATCATCATAAAATGCTCCTTTCATGTTGGTTCGCAGTTTTTTTACAACCATTTATAtgccagttgtctttcaagaaatcaggaaaaccaaaCGCCGAAGATCAATTTTCGCCACGAAAATAAgagctctcacacatcgactgaaacaactgcatttttgagcactcaaaacatcgagATGATAAGTGGTCAACGTTTTTCTACACCTAAAGAGGCGGTTTTATCAGAGTAgcaaaagtgcttcgaaaattggttcaaacgaatgcaaaagtgtatagatcttaatggagaatattttgaaaaacaatacaGCTGTTTTCgataattaaaattcttttttctctaatcccaaaatataaaaggcaatctaaTCCTGAAATATAAAGGCAACCCTCGTATCAAAGATCAGTAACAAAAACCTAAATAGTATGTGTATGAATACTACACCGCGATGTTCATCTTTATGGTGATGGTAatcacaaaaacttaattttgctgaattatatatggtacataattgtctaaatattataaacttttCGACAATCATATCtgccaaaataaattttttcaatttctaattgatttatataaatacatctgctaatattttttttaataataaatatcccATGTCCTTTTTAATGCCATTAGAGATATGTGTATAAAGTTTTATGATGATCAGTTAAGTGGTTTCGGAGTGAAAGCGAAAGCAAACAAACTTACATTCACATTTAAATTATTAGTatgatataccatatatgcgaTATGCagaaatttgtatatgtatagtagaaatgtacatatacttatctAAGTCTATGTACTTATGTTTAAATAATATCTAGAGACGTGGCcgtttttccatacaagcaactGATGCTTTCTACGTCTTTATGGCTTAGGGTCGTTTTCTCATTTTATGGTTAAGCGCTTAACCAGAACTTTAGcggcaacatgttgaaaaatggtTTTCTCAATATTTGAAGGAGGCTTGATTAGTTTCTAATCAGAACATGAAAAGACAGGGATCAGTTGTAAAATCTATAAGAAAAATCAGCTGCATTGACGGCGCTTAGACAAGGACTTTTTGATTGctcattatcattatacatatacttgtattatgcatatttgcattcatatatatatattacatacaaaaaaagtgtaataacaattaaatttctgagtataatttaaatattgttttgaaaCCGAGCCTTGTTGCAACGTTGaacgaaattttaaaatgaacaGGAATGCCGAATTGCGTAGCTGCGAGTTTTACAGAAAAGAGCACAAAACGTGCCACCCGGGAACGAGCGGCACGGTCGCTTTGGGGAAGAAATAGTTCTCGTCTGAAAATGCACATACACGGCTTATGACGTTTACACAGTTTCACAATACAAGTTTTGTGAGCTATTTTCCCCACGCATTCACAATATTCACACTATCTGTAGGTACGCTAACCCCAACTTGGTGAAACGAGTTTAGTCAGCTAAAACTATTATCTAGTTAAGCTATCAGCGGTTAAGGAAAGTAATAACCAGGTATTGAGAAAATGGCCCTTACGAGATAAAAATTATCAGATTTCGTTCAGAAACATCAACATTTCTGACAGTTCATAAAACGTAAACAACTTTCTAATTAAATAATGGAACAAACAAAACCATAAAAGTAAatagtataataaaattaatgatataaattacttaCAGTTATTATGTCAATGGTGATGTTTGTTCCCTGTTAATTGACcgtaattgttattgttaaaaaaggAACTTACTTTATTTAGAAATCCAATTCCATTTTCATTTTGAAGGATATTAAATATCATGTTATTAAAGTAGTTTATGATATTTGCTATTTTCTTCATACTTTTCTCTTTACGTACAAAAGAGTTAAAATGCATTTTGCCgccgatattttaattttcttccttttatttgcaaattacaAAACCAagactattatttatttatcattaatGTAtccatttaaatatgttttccaCATGTTTTGACtcgatatttttctttataaacaaatttacggAAAGAACTGAAACCAAATAGCATTTACGTCGTCATTCTAGAAATATTAGACGGAAAacgaaataaatgcaaaataatgtTATCAAACATCGCGGCATAGTAACTAGGGATTCAAACCGATatagataaaaaagtttttggatCTTTGATACGAACCAATGGTTTCATCCCTATTATATCTGccaatgtacatatacaaacatatgtatgtattgtagatGAATCCAAAAGCATGCGATTTACGAAATTTCTGTTACTATCCATAACAATCACGTCAAAGTTAGGCAAATGCAAACAAAGACAACAAATTTAAATCAACTGCTCACTAGACATTGATACTACCTCAAACACAAAtcaaacttatatacataagtacatacatatataagaagtacctaaatacacatataatgttttcaatatgtatgaattaattcatacacatacaaatgcaattgtttatttttagagacgaaattcgaaaaaaataccTCATTATTTAGAACAAAAACCAGAAATGCCACATTTTCAGAGGCAAGCCTCCTAAATTTTAGCCAATAAAATAGCATCATTTATTACTcttcgtatgtacatatctgccaatgtacatatacaaacatatgtatgtattgtagatGAATCCAAAAGCATGCGATTTACGAAATTTCTGTTACTATCCATAACAATCACGTCAAAGTTAGGCAAATGCAAACAAAGACAACAAATTTAAATCAACTGCTCACTAGACATTGATACTACCTCAAACACAAAtcaaacttatatacataagtacatacatatataagaagtacctaaatacacatataatgttttcaatatgtatgaattaattcatacacatacaaatgcaattgtttatttttagagacgaaattcgaaaaaaataccTCATTATTTAGAACAAAAACCAGAAATGCCACATTTTCATAGGCAAGCCTCCTAAATTTTAGCCAATAAAATAGCATCATTTATTACTcttcgtatgtacatatatatttatatatgaataagtCTACTGTAATCATCaacaatttatatattcatgAGCCGGTTCAAAAATGCTACTGAACAAACACGCATATGTAGGTACGCTAAGCCTGCGTTCGCACACGTACGCCTTTGTTACCCAAACTCGTAGTTTGTGGGCGAGAGGGCAGCGAGGAAAGATGAAAGGCAACAGGTTGCTTGTACCAGGGCaacacgctttgtgttcttgttcgtaacagttcgctACCTATAtttgcattccttttcatattGAATCTTTCCATGGTTGCAATCGCACTCGGTTTgcaaaaaacatttacaataataaaagaaatttaatttccgTAATAAATTTAACATATAACTATGCATAATATAACAGATTTTCTATTAGAAATGGTAAATAAGGATtaatattaactaaaatatttttgtgaactCCGTAAATACAGCTTACAAAGAGAATAAAGAAAATTGCCGGACTCGAGTGGCGAATCATGTCGTCCCCGTGAACGCAATGCCAACAACGGAAGAGAATTTCATGATAATGAGCAGCAAAAGTTTTCGTGTGCGAACCCTGTCAAACATGCTTTGTTCGCTATGGAGAATGATCTAGCAACGCGATAACGTGTAGTTTTCTtattcaaacagtcaccgacattccgccTTTTCGTagttaccgcccgtatcaaaccaaatttgtcaaaagttatgcccgtagttgcaacgtaGAAACCAGTTGTTctcttttcttttcatttaacCAATGTTTCCATTGTTGAATttatatacacgatttttcacacatttagttttttagttcaatattttcataatgtaaatgCTCAAAAGttaaatccaactattaaaaatagtctacctatttataaataaatgtattcgactgtgattttgagttattttaagaatgtttcaaatatattcaagtttatttttaaacttctaCAAAATGtcgagactggcaaccctgcgttacaagagattgctctctcagctcactcgtttctacggaaaaaatccaattttcgtggGTTTCCTACAGTACGGTCTATAAAAGCAGACGGTAGGAGTGGTTGTGACTGTTCAATTACAGTTCCCCCCGCGGGTAGGgataagaatttacccgcggtaaggcatgcctgtcgtaaaaggcgactaaaagccatatgcactatgactgttaatttattttgcccagaattatcagcatagtaaatgatgtcagaaatagtgctataatactcagcttgaactgatattatagactttaaatgaaatcccaaataaaaagacatttgaagttcaagcgacaaatgtcaccagtcattgagcaatgggttgctcaactggcagtagtttcgactacacagtcttaccggagactttctggtaccacggggagcagaaagcccttggacttcggtccaatctgctcattgggttatggccccttaGGGGacattcgtggtggctgtggttaaAACTTAAATGCAGTAAGAgctgaaaattcagcctaactattttttcacttctaaaaagaagttgcaaaaagcaactgggttccgtacccgaaaacggaagaggttttaggtcggcctcgaatcttaccaagatggtagtgtgggcccagacacactgccactaggaaccaaattaatacttgcaaatagctcgtattatttgaggcgcttatcaacgcattgtattgatacgttgtgctttggagcaccgtgaggtaaggccgccgccggcaggtactcacgtaaatcaacaacgaaagttgttcAATTACAGTGCGCTCTCTTAAGtcggtcgtatcagctgattcggttttgcgtcggtgactgtttgaagcattagtgttttattttattgtgtagCGACGACATCAGcaaccaaacaacaacaacaaaaaacttagAGGAGGCCTGTTTATAGAGCTCTTGTTGGAACGGGTCTCAGTTCGGGTGGGCTCGTTGTTCATAACATAGATAACGAGTTCAGTTGGCCTACACACACTAGCTTTCGGGTATAAAAGCGGGCAATTAGTTGCTTCAAGACATTAGTTACTCGAGTTCAGAGTAAATGGAAAGATCAAGTGAACAAAAAGTCAGTGATCtgagaagaaaattaaattttgacaaaaagcTTTGGAAAAACATATGAAAGTCAAAGCTAgctaattcaaaaatttgtaataaaaattgtgatttctcgtttaaataaaattcaacattaacaaacaacaacaaagatgcCTGAAATTATTGAACAGCCCAAACAAGTGTAAGTGTTTCCCCACTATTAATTTTTTACGTACTTAcaataggtatgtacataagtatgtcaCATTAGGTAGTCATATCCaaatggaaagaaaaaaattggattttaaACCGATACgtttaaattgattttatttacaaGCATATGCCtaacaataattatatgtattgaaattataaaatattaaaggtattttttttgttttaaatattacagACCTCTTGGAAACTGCCCCGTACCTCAACAAAACAAGAACCAGCAAACCAACTGTGgcttatatagtcatatacgTGGTACCAATGTTTCCTACGGCAATGTATCCAATTTGACACCCGCTGTTAAAACCTTTGTTGAGGAATCGGTAGCTCTTTGCCAACCCGATCAAGTGCATATTTGTGATGGATccgatattgaaaacaaaatattgctgAAATTGATGGTTGATGATGGAACCATTATACCTCTTCCTAagtatgaaaattgttggttaGCTCGCACGAATCCTGCAGATGTTGCCCGTGTAGAATCTCGTACATTTATTTGCACTGAGCAAAAGAATGAAACAATTCCTACACCAAACGAAGGTGTGAAGGGTACTCTAGGTAATTGGATTTCTCCTTCTGGCTTCGAACGAGCAATTCAAGAGCGTTTTCCTGGTTGCATGAAAGGACGTACTATGTATGTTGTTCCATTTAGTATGGGGCCATTGGGTTCATCGCTTTCAAAAATTGGAATCGAAGTCACCGACTCACCATATGTCGTTGCTTCTATGCGCATCATGTCCCGAATGGGTGCCCCAGTCCTAGAGCAATTGAGAAAGCAAGAGGAGTTTGTACGTGCATTACATTCAGTTGGTAAACCTTCCAACGGAGTTATTGAAAACTCTTCATGGCCGTGTGATCCAGAACGTACAATTATTTTACACAAACCTGCTAAGAACTTAATAGTTTCTTACGGTTCGGGTTATGGAGGAAATTCTCTTCTTGGAAAGAAATGTTTTGCATTGCGTATTGGTAGCACCATAGCCAAGCGTGAATGTTGGTTGGCAGAACATATGCTTATTTTGGGCATTACTGACCCGAAAGGCGAGAAGAAATACATTACTGCGGCGTTCCCTTCAGCTTGTGGTAAAACTAACTTGGCTATGTTGAAACCATCTCTAACCGGATACAAAGTGGAATGTGTTGGGGATGATATCGCTTGGATGAAATTCGatagtgaaaaagttttacgtGCTATAAACCCCGAAAATGGTTTTTTTGGAGTTGCTCCTGGTACTTCTGAAGAAACTAATCCAATCGCCATggctacaatatttaaaaatacgatTTTCACAAATGTGGCCTATACCTCAGATGGTGGTGTTTACTGGGAAGGTATGGAGAGCAGCTTGGCTCCAGGTGTCCAAATAACTGATTGGCATGGCAAACCTTGGTCCAAGGACTCAGGTGAGCCAGCTGCACATCCTAACTCTCGCTTTTGTACACCAGCTGGGCAATGCCCCATTATTGATTCACGTTGGGAGGATCCACAAGGTGTTCCAATCAGTGCAATTTTGTTTGGAGGTAGACGACCAGCAGGAATACCCTTAATATATGAGTCACGCACCTGGGCTCATGGAGTGTTTGTTGGTGCAGCAATGCGCAGTGAATCAACTGCAGCTGCAGAGCATAAGGGCAAAATGATAATGCATGATCCCTTCGCTATGCGTCCATTTTTTGGTTATAATTTTGGCCACTACGTGCAACATTGGTTGAGTATGGAAAACCGAGGAAACGTTCCCAAAATTTTTCATGTCAACTGGTTCCGCAAGGGGTCGAACGGAAAATTCATTTGGCCTGGATATGGCGAGAATTCACGAGTTTTGGAATGGATTTTGCGTCGGTGTAGTGGGGAGCAATGCTATGTTGACGTTGCTATAGGAAGAATACCAGCCGAGGGGGatcttaatttggaaaacatCAAGGTCAACATCGATTACAATGAATTATTCTCTTTGCCAAAGGAGTTCTGGTTGGAAGAGGTATCGGAAGTTCGTAAT
This genomic window contains:
- the LOC106620801 gene encoding phosphoenolpyruvate carboxykinase [GTP], which translates into the protein MPEIIEQPKQVPLGNCPVPQQNKNQQTNCGLYSHIRGTNVSYGNVSNLTPAVKTFVEESVALCQPDQVHICDGSDIENKILLKLMVDDGTIIPLPKYENCWLARTNPADVARVESRTFICTEQKNETIPTPNEGVKGTLGNWISPSGFERAIQERFPGCMKGRTMYVVPFSMGPLGSSLSKIGIEVTDSPYVVASMRIMSRMGAPVLEQLRKQEEFVRALHSVGKPSNGVIENSSWPCDPERTIILHKPAKNLIVSYGSGYGGNSLLGKKCFALRIGSTIAKRECWLAEHMLILGITDPKGEKKYITAAFPSACGKTNLAMLKPSLTGYKVECVGDDIAWMKFDSEKVLRAINPENGFFGVAPGTSEETNPIAMATIFKNTIFTNVAYTSDGGVYWEGMESSLAPGVQITDWHGKPWSKDSGEPAAHPNSRFCTPAGQCPIIDSRWEDPQGVPISAILFGGRRPAGIPLIYESRTWAHGVFVGAAMRSESTAAAEHKGKMIMHDPFAMRPFFGYNFGHYVQHWLSMENRGNVPKIFHVNWFRKGSNGKFIWPGYGENSRVLEWILRRCSGEQCYVDVAIGRIPAEGDLNLENIKVNIDYNELFSLPKEFWLEEVSEVRNYFESQVGSDLPGDIYNELNQLKERIAKS